In the Brevundimonas mediterranea genome, AATAGGGGAAGCGCACGCCGGCGACCTCATCGTGCGCGTCCTTCAGGCCCAGCTTCAGCGTGGTCTCGCGCCCGGCGGCGTCTCGCTCTTCAAGGTTCCAACGCCCGTCCTCGCCCCAACGGAAGCCGATCGAGCCGTTCGGGACCACGATCTCACCGGTGGCCTCGTCTATGGCGACCGTTTTCCAGTCCGGATTGTTGGCCTGATCGAGATCCCCGACGAAATCCGACGCCCGCACCAGGCGTTCCGGCACATAGCCGCCCTCCTGGGGGACCAGGCGGACCAGCATCGGCAGGTCGCTGTATTTGCGCAGATAGTCGCGGAAATACGGTACCTGCTTATCGATATGATACTCCTTGAGGATCACGTGGCCGAAGGCCATGGCCAAGGCTGCGTCGGTGCCCTGTTTGACGGGAAGCCACAGGTCGGAGAATTTCGACGCTTCGGAATAGTCGGGGCAGATGACGACGGACTTGGCGCCGCGATAGCGGGCCTCGGTGTAAAAGTGGGCGTCCGGGGTGCGGGTCTGGGGGACGTTCGACCCCCACAGCAGCATGAAGCTGGAGTTGTACCAGTCGGCGCTTTCGGCCACGTCGGTCTGCTCGCCCCAGGTTTGAGGCGAAGCCGGCGGCAGATCGCAGTACCAGTCATAGAAGGAGCCGGTGACCCCGCCCAGCAGTTGCAGATAGCGGGCGCCGGCGGCGTAGGACACCATGGACATGGCCGGGATGGGCGAGAAGCCGAACACCCGGTCGGGGCCCCAGCGCTTGGCCGTATAGGCGTTGGCGGCGGCGATGATCTCGGTGACTTCCTCCCAGTCGGCCCGCACGAAGCCGCCGGCCCCGCGCATGCTGGTGTAGGATTTGCGCGCGGCGGGATCGTTCTGGATCGAGGCCCAGGCCGCGACCGGTTCCATCGTCTGGCGGGCCTTGCGCCATGCCCGCAGCAGGCGCGAGCGGATCAGCGGATATTTCACCCGGTTGGCCGAATAGAGATACCAACTGTAGCTGGCGCCGCGCGCGCAGCCCCGGGGTTCGTGATTGGGCAGGCCCGGTCGGGTGCGAGGATAGTCGGTCTGCTGGGTCTCCCAGGTGACGATCCCGCCCTTGACGTAGATCTTCCAGGAGCAGGAGCCGGTGCAGTTCACGCCGTGGGTCGAGCGCACGACCTTGTCGTGACGCCAGCGGCTTCGATAGGCCTCCTCCCAACCGCGATCCTCGTCGTTCATGACGCCGTGGCGATCGGAGAACAGTTCGGTCTTGCGCGTGAAGAAGGCGAGACGGTCTAGGGTATGGCTCATGATCAGGCCGCCTTGGGTGCGAGGTTCAGGATCGAGCGCCGGCGGGCGTAGAAGGCCCAGTTGACGACGGCGCAGCTGCAATAGAAGGCGAGGAAGAGGTACAGGGCGATCAGCGGATCCCCGGTCGCCTTCATCGAGTTGGCGAAGGCCAGCGGGATGAAGAAACCGCCATAGGCGCCGATGGCCGACGAGAAGCCGACGATGGCCGCGGATTCCAGCTCGGCCTGCTTCAATCGCTCCGCCGCCGTGGCGCGGGGCATCAGCCGGGGCATGTCGGCGCGGACGAGGGCCGGGATCATCTGGAAGGTCGAGGCGTTGCCGACGCCGGTCCAGAAGAACAGCCACAGGAAGCTGGGGAAGAACAGGCTGAAGGACGGTTCCGCGCCAAAGGCGCCGACGCTCTGAAGCACCGCCAACACCCCCAGGATCAGGGCGTAGAAGACGATCTGTGTGACGTTGTGCCCGCCCCAGCGATCAGACACCCAGCCGGTCAAGGCCCGAGATGCGGCGCCGACCAGGGGGCCGAGGAAGGCGATCTGCAGGATGTTCACATCGGGGAAGAGCGTCTTGCCGAGCAGGGGGAAGGCGGCCGAGAAGCCGATGAAGGACCCGAAGGTGCCGATGTAGAGAAAGCAGATCAGCCAGTTGTGCTTGCGCTGGAACACCACGGCCTGCTCGCGGAACGACGCGCGCGCCGAGGCGACGTCGTTCATGCCGAACCAGGCGGCGGCGGCGGCGATCAGAATGAAGGGGACCCAGACGAAGCCCGCATTCTGAAGCCAGACCTGATGCTGAACACCGTCTTCGACAAAGGTCTGAGGCGCGCCTAGCAGGGGGCTGAACAGGGCCACGCCGGTGATCAGAGGCGCGGTGAACTGGAGGACGCTGACCCCCAGGTTGCCGAAGCCGGCGTTCAGGGCCAGGGCGTTGCCCTTCTGGGCCTTGGGAAAGAAGAAGCCGATATTGGCCATGGACGAGGCGAAGGCCGCGCCACCCAGGCCGCAGAACAGGGCCAGGACGACAAAGACCCCATAGGGCGTCTCAGGGTTCTGGACGGCGACCCCTATGCCGATGGCGGGGATGGCCAGGGACAGGGTCGACAGGGTGGTCCATAGCCGCCCGCCGAAAATGGGGACCATGAAACTGTAGAAGATCCGCAAGGTTGCGC is a window encoding:
- a CDS encoding MFS transporter → MSRHILHDWRPEDPAFWAASGHRIARRNLWISIPNLLLAFSIWMLWSTAATRLNTVGFKFSTAELFWLTALPALSGATLRIFYSFMVPIFGGRLWTTLSTLSLAIPAIGIGVAVQNPETPYGVFVVLALFCGLGGAAFASSMANIGFFFPKAQKGNALALNAGFGNLGVSVLQFTAPLITGVALFSPLLGAPQTFVEDGVQHQVWLQNAGFVWVPFILIAAAAAWFGMNDVASARASFREQAVVFQRKHNWLICFLYIGTFGSFIGFSAAFPLLGKTLFPDVNILQIAFLGPLVGAASRALTGWVSDRWGGHNVTQIVFYALILGVLAVLQSVGAFGAEPSFSLFFPSFLWLFFWTGVGNASTFQMIPALVRADMPRLMPRATAAERLKQAELESAAIVGFSSAIGAYGGFFIPLAFANSMKATGDPLIALYLFLAFYCSCAVVNWAFYARRRSILNLAPKAA